In the genome of Thunnus thynnus chromosome 6, fThuThy2.1, whole genome shotgun sequence, the window CACCGCCATCCTCGAAGTCTTCTCAGTCCTTCCAAAGCCCGCCTCCTCCCCCACCACCTTCTCACCAACAGCGCTCTATGGGTGTCCCACCTCCTCCTGCACCATCTACACccaacagaggaggaggtggagggcctcctcctcctcctcctcctcctccgccccctccacctccccaaACTTCAGACTtcccaccacctcctcccctctctggtgctccaccaccacctccccctTCAtccggaggaggaggaggaggaggaggaggaggagacagcagGGGAGCTCTGCTGGATCAGATCCGACTGGGGAAGAAGCTCAGAAATGTAAAGCAtacttcttttcattttctttttctccaaaacatttcatatatgccatatataaacatacacatcTTGTCATACTACAACACATCCtggtgtgtgttacaggtgacaGAGAGTCCTGATGCAGCTCCACCTACAACGCCGGAGTCAGGTGAGGGCATCGTTGGTGCTCTCATGATGGTCATGCAGAAGAGGAGTAAAGTCATCCATTCCTCTGGTAAATATTAGAACATTAATTCCACCTTTACATAAAGGGTGAGGttgaaaagtttgttttcctGACCATGTTTTGTCCTCTCTTTCAGATGAAAGTGAAGAGGATGGTGGAGATGAAGATGAGGACGACGACGAATGGGATGACTAGTTTAAAGGTCCTTGGTTAGTGTGGATTTTGAGCCTTGTTCTGTACGATTTTAGTTGTAAACCTCTGAATTGTAACACTGTTACAATATCTGTTGTTGGACTTGTTAcatgctcagttattgcaaaCTAGGGTATGACTTGTTTATGACTGAAACTGTGTAGCTGATTATATGAATAAACAATCAAACTCAATACAAAGGACTGGAAAGGACAATTTTAAGAGGATtctgaaatgtttatatatttgttcGAACATTTCCAGTGTAGGGATTTATCAGCATGACGGCACATACGTAGCACTGTGTTACTCACAATGAAGGTGAATGGTGGCTCTGACTGGAAAATATCTTGTTCCTTGCACTTCCTTTAAAAAGAGccatttaaaaatacagcatATGACAGAACACCAACAATCAATATTAAATCTGAGCCATTTTCATTCCCGTTTTTAtaataacatactgtacatataaaatTATGTTCCTTGTATCATTTACTCATACATCTGTGCAAACATCCCAATTCCCTCTAATACCACCACCGACAAAGTGCATAACTGCAAGAACACTGTATGCTATTCATATCTTCAACactcacatactgtaggtcaCTATAGAGCACATGGCAGTAAGGGAGTCTTTATATGACAACATCCAATGGAATTAGCTTAACAGAacacattacaccttacaaacATCATTACACACCAAGGTTGAGAACagaacaacagtaaaatgtacaacttgcaacaaacaacaacagatacGCATGCAACCTATGCATTTATATCATCATATTATCTTCATACAATACAAGAGTAATCCAATGACCTGAccatatatattatattcacaatcaatatattacatttctgtttcaaGATACTTAAAAGGACCATACTTgtggttttgcatgttgtaGCCCGTTAACTACATGTTGCATATACCTACATGACACAGACTATTTTCCAAAACATTACTATTTTCCAGGCAGCAGCTGGTTTTAGTTCATTGTAGCATGAAAGTCAAACTATGAACAGtgtctgttatttttttgtcacgGTAAAATTGTAACTGCATGGTAATCCAGTTGTGTTCTGAAAACTCTTCCTTCTTGGTGCATTCGAGGACTGACATTTAACAATCAGCTGGTAAAACTCCCTGCTTAAAACGAGCTGTTGTAAAATGAAACCTGGAAGACGAATAATAAGCAAACATGAACGTTGTGAAATGGATAATGTgcgttttttttaaagtttcttaCAATAAAAAGCATTGAACAGTGATTCTGAAGTCTCAGATAGTGACATGATCCCACAAAGCACCTTGATGCGCCAAgagaaaaaggttttaaaacaaTCCCTGTGGTAGGTGATCAATCAAGTATCAAGTCTGTAAGCTGATTTCTATGATAAACTAACATGAACTGATACCTGAAAAATATGAGTATTCAAAAATGTACGGTAATCTTTGGAATGTGGTCATCAGTGatgtaaaatatacatatgtatTTACTAGGCTGACACTGACAAAACCAAGAGTATAGTACAGCATGACAGCATCACCTGCAATGCAAGTAGGTgatgcacaaacatgcatgtaaaacataaaagtcCACCATGAAGTCCAGACAGGCCAGTGTTGGACAGCGTCAGTCTTGTCCTCTAGCCGAGGCCTTGGTCCTGGCTCTCTGTGTGCCTGCGGCTGGTGCGTttacgctgctgctgctgtttgggaTTGAGCTGCTCCCAGTAGGACTGGCAGTATTGGTTAATCAGTCTTATCTCAGGTGGGAAGGGAGTGGAGACAAGGGAAGGCTGCGGGTAAGGTCCCGCTTGGCGAGTTTTTGGCTCTTCGTCCTCATCTTGAGCAGTGAGAGCTAAAACGATGTCTCGATCCAGGATGCGCAGCGCCATACGGGCCACTGTGTGTTTAAAGTTGTTCTCAGTGGCGAGGCAGTGGTAGAGCCCTGCGTCTGACTGGTTAAGAGACTTAAGAAGGATACCATGGTTGGTCTTCACGACGCCTCCCACACGGTtgagctgcagaaaaaaaaaaagagtgaaatagCAGGAAAGTCAAAGAGAGGGAACAATGAATTTGGATTTATATACAGATTACAACTGGGTTGATGAGAaaatcgataccactctcatatctgtccggTAAATAggttggttagcttagcttagcataaagactggaaacagaaggaagcagctagcctagctctgcccaaaagtaacaaaatccacctaccaacACATCTAAatctcaataataaacatgttttatctcaTTGGTTTAATGCATAAAGAAATCTAAGTGCAAATATGGCAAGCTGTGGTTGTACATGAGGTACAGGCCGGACTATTGGTCAGAGTTACTCCTGGTGTCAACAAGTATATTTACCtgacaaatatgagagtggtaagcaagaaagcgaataatcATATCTACCAatatatcaaactattcctttaacatttagaaaaatataaatgttcttCCTCACCActttcctctttccctccctctggaAGAGCCACTTGACGGTGGCCTGAGGAGAGCGAGGCTGACACTCCAGGAAGGTACTGCTGCCCTCCACCCCAAACTGCACTGTTTCTCTCAAACGTTTCTCCACTGCACAGATATAGAGAGAAGAAATAGTGACATCTGCtttaagcaaacaaaaaaaatcataattttagGCTATCCTTAAACTCAAAAAAATTGCCACACCTTTGGCATTAAAGCCTCTGCACTGCCTCAGTGGATCACCATGTTTAACGTCCTGTCTTCTGCTCCTCCTGAGACAAAGATCAGAGATACGGATTAAGTTTAACCGACACATCCTCACTTTATAGTCTAGAAACAGCGCACTGTGAAGATATGAGATGTCCCTGACCTCTTGGTGGACGGAGTGAAGGCAGAGCAGCTCTCTCCATCCCAGGCGCAGTAGGGGTCCCGGGCCAGACAGCAGTCAGAGCAGGCCCTGCCATACACACCACAGCGGTGCAGCGATACTTGGGTCAGCCCCGCGTCTGATGACACATACAGCTGTTGCTgcagaaacaaaagcaaaacaaactcaACTCAGCGTGGTTATGAGGAATCAGTTTCAGTATACACACCGAAATGTGTATCACTAAGTCAGATTTGTCTTAAAAGAACAAGATGCTTACTCTTTTAGAagatattttcattgttttaacaGGAGCTCTGGTCTGTGAGTtgataaatagaaaaaagataAATCAGTAATACTTCATCTTTGAGATCAGTGTATTTTAGTCTTTGGGGAACCACATATTCTGACATACCCGGAAAACCTCCACTTCCTCTAGTGTCAGTTCTTCCATGCTGGTTGGGTCTTTAGGTAAAACTATAACTTTTTGGACAGTGCCTCGATctgagagtgagagaagttATATTTAAGAtctacaattttttttgttcacttgtTTATAATCATTCAGCCATCAGACCTGcagctgtctcacctgtcccCAGGAAGAGCACCTCATAGCGTCCGTCCACGGCATCCACCTGATCCACCACCAGGGCAGTGAAACGGTAGTCCACACCAGTTCTCACCACCAGGGGGCGGCGGTGGATAGGATACACCGGATGGTACATGAGGGGATGGGCTCTGATGAAATTCACAGCCTCATCTGAGAAGTTTTTGGAGGAGCGGATACCAGGAGTAAAGGTTCCTCCTGGACACTGGGTGGGAAGGAAGAAGAGGTTTTCTTTTGATACAGGTTTGTGTAAGTGTAATTTAAATGCATCACATTGCAGATAACATGACTGAGACATACCGTTCCTGGCCGTGGGTAGGGAATCTTGCCAGTATACTCTGTCCACTGGTAATTATGACCATGTTTGTGGGCAAATGGTCCATTGAAGACATTGCGGATATCAGCCATTGAGTAGACGCAGACAGCTGAGCCCTTGAACACAGAGCtagaacagaaacagacaatTAAGTTAAGAGTAGAGGTAGGAGGCAGCTTGCACCCAACCCCTGAAATTAAAGCATGAATCGGCCACAGAAATGTTTGAaagtgtaagaaaaaaaaaaaaaaaagaggtgatgAGGCTGCATGAGGTGTGAAATtattaattcaattaaattctATGAGCTTTATTGGCATAAATGTTTCAAGAACAATGTTGCCAAAGtatcaaaatacaattttcccaaatatttggacaggataaaataacaataatatgaacattaacacaacattaataGATTGATATAcatgaattatatatatatatatatatatatatatatatatatatatatatatatatacagtatatactatgCATGTATTTGACTAATAATACTATGTATTTAACTGAtaacttttaaatattgtttgacTAATCTGGTGagcaaatttgaagaaaaaaataggtTTCTTTTATAGGAATAAAACTTGTTTTCCTCGGCATTGTAGAAGGACGCTTATGAAGGCAACTTTCCTATCAGTATTGGATTCTGGTGACATTTTAAGCATGCTTAAACTGTGACTCTGAAGTCCTTGGACGCTGTTTATCACTAAGATTTATTACTGGTGATAATTGTAATAGTCGTCATTGTGAGCTGTGTGCTAAAGTTGGG includes:
- the LOC137184851 gene encoding semaphorin-3F-like, whose translation is MTVTMTTSGAQLLLLALCVYRGSGLQQSAPRVRLSFKELMDTRAARPFSFSFNTSDYRILLMDQDQGRLYLGSREYLVALDMQNVNKEPLIIHWPASAKRKGECQMTGKGRQGECANFVRMIEPWNRTHLYTCGTGAYQPICTFINRGWRAEDYLFRLVPGYVDSGKGKCSYDPKQENIAVLINGNLYAGVHIDFMSTDAAMFRTMGGRTAIRTEQYDSRWLNEPVFVQIQQIPDSAERNDDKLYFFFREKTLDSSGGASPSVLARVGRVCLNDEGGQKSLVNRWTTFLKARLICSVIGEDGVETRFDELRDVFIQPTQDERNPTVYALFTTAGSVFKGSAVCVYSMADIRNVFNGPFAHKHGHNYQWTEYTGKIPYPRPGTCPGGTFTPGIRSSKNFSDEAVNFIRAHPLMYHPVYPIHRRPLVVRTGVDYRFTALVVDQVDAVDGRYEVLFLGTDRGTVQKVIVLPKDPTSMEELTLEEVEVFRTRAPVKTMKISSKRQQLYVSSDAGLTQVSLHRCGVYGRACSDCCLARDPYCAWDGESCSAFTPSTKRRSRRQDVKHGDPLRQCRGFNAKVEKRLRETVQFGVEGSSTFLECQPRSPQATVKWLFQREGKRKVLNRVGGVVKTNHGILLKSLNQSDAGLYHCLATENNFKHTVARMALRILDRDIVLALTAQDEDEEPKTRQAGPYPQPSLVSTPFPPEIRLINQYCQSYWEQLNPKQQQQRKRTSRRHTESQDQGLG